AACACTCCCTACTCGGGCAGTCGCTCAATCTCAAGGATGTCCTGTCCAAGAGAGAAGCTCCTCCTCAGTAAGGGCAGGAGCTTTGATAACTCCCCTCTTCCTAAGCTCGTGGGAGATCTCAAGGCTTGGGGGCAGTTTTATCCCGAGTTTCTTCAGAGTTTCGACCTCCTCCGCAAGCTCCCTTGGGGTGCCCTCCATTATCACATGCCCACCGTCCATAACGAGAACCCTGTCGGCAAAGCGGAGTATGTAGTCCGTGTGATGCTCGACCAGAATCACTGTCATGCCGTGCTCTTTCCGGAGAAGGGATATCAATCCCAGAACCTCTCTTCTCCCAACGGGGTCCAGCTGGGACGTCGGCTCATCAAGAACCAGAACCGCAGGCTCCATGGCCAGAACGGAAGCTATGGCAAGCCTCTGCTGCTGGCCGCCGCTGAGGTTGGGCGGAAATTCTCGCTCAAGACCACTCAGTCCGGTTACCTCCAGCACCCAGCGGAGACGCCTCAGTATCTCGTTCCTTTCCAACCCGAGGTTTTCGAGCCCAAAGGCTATCTCCTCCTCGACCGTCATGTTGAAGAGCTGGCTCTCTGGATTCTGAAGAACAAGGCCAATCACCGTGGAGAGTCTTGAGACGGGTGTTTCCTTCGTGTTGTACTCCTCACCCGTCCTTGGATCCCTTATCACCACATCACCCGAGAACTCCCCCTTTATAGATTGGGGGATGATGCCGTTGAGGGTCAGACAGAGGGTCGATTTTCCACTTCCGCTCGGTCCGATTATCCCCAACATCTCTCCTTTCCTGACCTCAAAGCTGACATCCTTCAGTGAGTATTCAGCGGCCCTTCTGTACCTGAAGCTGAGGTTCTCCACGGTGATGACGTTCATCTCCTGCTCACCATCCTCGGGGCCAGGAAGAACACGCTTATTATGAAGACGAGGGTCGAGAATATCTCCAGCCTCCCTATCCACATGTGGAGTATCAGAAGTATCTTCATGTCAACTGGTAGTGCCGGGGAGGTTATGCCTACGCTGAGTCCAACGTTGCCCTGGGCAGATGCGACCTCAAAGAAAGAATCCGTGAGGCTTGTCCCAATGCGGAGCATCGTGTAGACGGTTCCTATGAGCAGGAACGCAAAGTATGTCATGGTGAAGCTCATGACCTCCTGGATGTCCTCCTCGCTGAATATATAGTTACCCACCTTCCTCTTGATAACGGCACCCTTTGGCAGTATGGCGCTCTGGAGGGTCCATTTCAAGCTCTCGTACATCAGTATGACACGTATGAGCTTTATACCACCCGCGGTACTTCCTGCACCGCCGCCTATCACCATGAGAATTCCTAGGATGAACTTGCCCAGCTCCGGGTACTTGCTCAGGTCTGCGATTCCAAATCCGGTACATGTTATAGCCGAAACCGAGTGGAAAACCGCCTGTCTCAGGGCATCACCTATGGTATCTCCAACCTGGGTGAGACTGAGGGCTATAACCGCTATCGCCGGGAGCAGAAAGATGAACATGTACTTAACCTGGACGTCCTCGAAGAAGGGCTTGAGATGCCTGTCCTTGAAGAGACGGTAGTGAACAGTGAAGTTTACGGCACCCATTATCATGAGGAATATCGTAACTGCCTCTATCGATGTGCTGTTGAAGAATCCAATGCTCAGGTCGTGACTGCTCATACCACCAGTGCCAAGACCTGTCATGGAGTGTATAACAGCATCGAATAAGGGCATGCCATTTATGTAGTAGAGGTACACACCCACAAGGGTGAGGACAAGGTATATCTGGAAGATGACCTTCGATGTGTTGACCAGGTTGGGAACTATCCTCTCGCTCCGTGCCTCGGCGCGGTAGAGCCTTGCGGCGGCAACACCAGGGCGGATGAGAACCGTCAACGCGACGAGCACAATGCCTATACCACCGAGCCACTGCATCCAGGAACGCCAGAAGAGGATTATATGGGGGTAGCTCTCCAGGTTGCTCATCATAGTAAGGCCAGTTCCTGTCCAGGCGCTCATGCTCTCGAAGTACGAGTCAACAAAGGACATATTGGCTATGTAGATGAAGGGTATAACGCTTATGAAGGAGGCAAAGAGCCACGTAAAGGCCGCAGAAACCATAGCCTGCCTCAGATTAACATCCTCCACCTTCCCCATATGCCTAGCCAGCCATGCCCCAAGGAGTATCGAGAAGACTCCGGGGAGGGCAAAGTAAACGACGTACCTTATTTCATCGGGGTAGAACCATGCGAGCAACACCGGAAAGAGGTATGCCAGCCCCACACCCTGAAGGATCGCCCCGATGAGATTTTTAACCACGAAGATGTCATCCGAGATGTTAATGTACTTCCTGAGCTCTAGCATGGGCCCACCGTAGAGGTAGGGTCTGCATTAAATAAAAGGTTTTTCCCGGAGTGGAAAGGTTTAAGGGGATATGTGGCCTTTTTATCCCGGTGATAGAAAGTGGAGGAGAGAGATGCTCTCATAAAGGCGGGAGAGATAGCAAGGCGGGTGAAAAAAGAAGTCTCAGACATGATAAAACCCGGGGTAAAGCTCTACGATATTGCTGAGTTCGTGGAAAGGCGCATAGTGGAACTTGGGGGAAAACCTGCCTTCCCCTGTAATCTCTCAATAAACGAAATCGCGGCCCACTACACCCCATACAAAGGCGATGATACCATACTCAGGGAGGGGGATTACCTAAAGGTGGACATAGGTGTCCACGTTGATGGGTACATAGCGGACACGGCAGTAACCTTCAGGGTTGGTATGGAGGAAGACGACTTAATGGCGGCATCAAAGGAAGCCCTCGAAAACGCCATCAGCGTGATACGCGCGGGCGTCAAAATCAGCGAGATTGGGAAGGCCATAGAGGAAACAATACGGGGCTACGGCTTCAACCCGATAGTCAACCTCAGCGGCCACAAGATAGAGCGCTACAAGCTTCACTCCGGCATAAGCATACCGAACATCTACCGCCCTGCAGACACCTACGTCCTCAAGGAGGGGGACGTCATAGCGATAGAGCCCTTCGCGACCACCGGTGCCGGACAGGTTATCGAGATCCCCCCGGCGCTTATATTCATGCACATCCGCGACAGGCCGGTAAGAATGGCACAGGCCAGGAGGCTTCTCATGCACATAAAGAAGGAGTACAACGGACTCCCCTTCGCCTACCGCTGGCTGCAGGGGTTCATGCCTGAGGGACAGCTCAAACTGGCTCTGGCCCAGCTGGACAGGGTTGGTGCCGTGTACAGCTATCAGATACTCAGGGAAGTCCGCGGCGGCCTGGTGAGCCAGTTCGAGCACACGGTTATAGTGGAAAAGGATGGGGCGTACATAACGACCTGAACCCCTTTCTTCTTTTGTAGATTTGCTGAAAACAGGCTCCGGGATCTCAAGTCCATGCTTTTGAGTGAGGTTCAAGAATATGAAGGAGGTTAGAACCCTCTCGGGCTCGGCAGTTGGCGCCGGGGCAGGGATTTGAACCCTGGTGGGCGGACGCCCACGGGATCTCGAGTCCCGCGCCTTCCCAGGCTAGGCTACCCCGGCGCGATGGTGAGTTCTCACGGGAATTTTATAAATCTTTCCGCGAAAAATTTATTAACCCAAATTAACTAAAAATCTCCCGGTTGCAAAGGTTTAAATTCTCGGCCGCCCTAATAATAAGTGAAAGGAGGTGGCAGAAATGGTCGGTATTCTTGTGCAGGAGGTTATGACCGACAGGTTCCAGAAAATAGACATCGACGCCCCGCTTTCTGAGGCGATCGGAATCTTTGAGAAGGAAGACCCCGACCTTATTCTGGTCTTCGACGGAAACCTGTACAAAGGAGTCCTGACCCAGGACCTTATAGTACGCTCCCACCTCAAGTGGGACCCAACCAAGGCCAAAGTTAAAGATGTCTACAAGACCGCCCCGGTGATCAAGCCGGATGAGGACCTTAGCAAGGCCGCCAAGCTCATGATTGAGGTTGACCTGCGCTCCCTCCCGGTTGGGGAAAGCAAGGCTGAAATCATCGGAGTTATAAGCGATATAGAACTGCTCAAGAGGGTAGCAGAGGGTGAGTTCGGAAAGAGGAAGGTCGAAGAGGTCATGACCAAGGACGTCATAACCCTCAGGCCCGACGATACCGTAGCAAAGGCACTCGCAACGATGCGCGACCACGCGATATCAAGGATACCGATAGTCAACGAGGAGGGCAAACTTGAAGGTCTCGTTACGCTCCACGACCTCATCATAAGGTTCATCAAACCCCGCTTCAGGGCCCAGTACGGCGAGGTTGCGGGCGAGAAGATACCCCCGTTCAGCATGCAGCTGCGCGACGTCATGATAAGGGGGGTCATAACAATATCCCCTGACGCCAAGCTCAGAGAGGCCATCGCCACGATGATAGAGAACGACATTGACGGCCTGATAATCGTCGACGAGAACAACAGGGTCAAGGGTGTTCTCACGGTCAAGGATATGTTGTTGCCCATCTCAAGAATGGTCGAGAAGGAGGTTCGCTTCTACCTCCAGCTGGGCGGTGATGCCTCAGTACTCAGCGACTTTACCAGGGAAAGAATAATAGAGGACGTAAGGCGCTTCGTTGACGGATACGAAGACCTCCTCGGACAGGAGGGCATAATCTACCTCTACATCAGGCGCTTCAACGAGCGCTTCAGGGGAGTTCACCTCTACCAGGCCAGGATGCGCGTTGTCACCGATAGGGGAGTGTTCATAGCGACGGGTGAAACCTGGGGTGCAATACAGGCCGTCCATGACGCCCTCAGGGCGATCGAGAGACAGCTCCTTCAGAAGGCCGAGCTTGAGAAGGACACCCACTACTACAAGCGCTTCCTGGAAAAGATGGGACTGGAGTGAGGGGATTACTTCCCCGGAAATTCTCTTTCTAAAATTCTTCTCTGCAGGGGATCCAGAGCCTCTGGATCCACCACCAGTATTATAGTACCGTTCGCCACCAGCAGGTGATCCTTTACATTTAGAAGGAACTTCAGAGTGTTTTCAAAGCCGTTTTCTATTATCAGGTACTCCACGGCGTCTATGTACAGAACGCGGTAGCCGCTTTCCACAGCTTTGGCTATCAGGTCGGTCAGTATATCGATTTTGGTTGGACTTATCGCGTATATTTCGGGGAACTTATGTATCTCCCCCTCAATCACCCTCGTAACCCAGAACACCAAAGCGCTCGGATGAAGTTTCCCCCTGATACTGTCAAGCTCCTCCCTGGTTATCACAATCAGGTTTGAGAGTTCTTTGATATTTCCAAACTTCTCTGAGACCTTCTCTTTGGAGGGGTATACAAAAGCCCCCGGATGAGTTGTCTTGGAAGATGGAGGTTGGGTTTCTGCTGGGGGAAACGGTATGAAGACGAACTTAAACGCGCCAACCGCGGCAACCAGTCTGAAAACAGCACCAAGGAAAAAGGCGCTCGGGGCCAGCCACTCAACGTTCCTAACTACCGGATATGTAAAGTTGAGGAGACCCAGAAGTATCAGTCCCCACGGGAAAAGCGAATCTATACTGCGGGTTGATATCTCCTTCTCAATCAAAATCCTGCTGAAGTATATGAGGGCAAAGCTATAGGCAAAAGCTGGAAATACCGTTTCCACCACAAAGTTGTCATTGAAAACGTTGGCCGCCAGCAGGAACAGCCATACGTACGAAGCGGCCAGAAACACCGAGATTAAGACGACATGCTTGAGCTTGCTCGTAGCGTATTTGAGGTGGATGGCCCCCCAGAGGAGAAGGGTCGCTATAAAGAAGTTCGGTATCTGCGAGGCAACCCTGTACGCCTCATGAGCCATATGGATCCCAAGGGGCCTGAATATATAGCTCTCAACGTCCAGAGCGTTTATGAAGAACGCCGTGCT
This window of the Thermococcus thermotolerans genome carries:
- a CDS encoding DUF835 domain-containing protein codes for the protein MNLEAAVPYVNFFSRWVLFIAVAYKAYQTRDKGWVLLSTAFFINALDVESYIFRPLGIHMAHEAYRVASQIPNFFIATLLLWGAIHLKYATSKLKHVVLISVFLAASYVWLFLLAANVFNDNFVVETVFPAFAYSFALIYFSRILIEKEISTRSIDSLFPWGLILLGLLNFTYPVVRNVEWLAPSAFFLGAVFRLVAAVGAFKFVFIPFPPAETQPPSSKTTHPGAFVYPSKEKVSEKFGNIKELSNLIVITREELDSIRGKLHPSALVFWVTRVIEGEIHKFPEIYAISPTKIDILTDLIAKAVESGYRVLYIDAVEYLIIENGFENTLKFLLNVKDHLLVANGTIILVVDPEALDPLQRRILEREFPGK
- a CDS encoding ATP-binding cassette domain-containing protein, coding for MNVITVENLSFRYRRAAEYSLKDVSFEVRKGEMLGIIGPSGSGKSTLCLTLNGIIPQSIKGEFSGDVVIRDPRTGEEYNTKETPVSRLSTVIGLVLQNPESQLFNMTVEEEIAFGLENLGLERNEILRRLRWVLEVTGLSGLEREFPPNLSGGQQQRLAIASVLAMEPAVLVLDEPTSQLDPVGRREVLGLISLLRKEHGMTVILVEHHTDYILRFADRVLVMDGGHVIMEGTPRELAEEVETLKKLGIKLPPSLEISHELRKRGVIKAPALTEEELLSWTGHP
- a CDS encoding CBS domain-containing protein, which encodes MVGILVQEVMTDRFQKIDIDAPLSEAIGIFEKEDPDLILVFDGNLYKGVLTQDLIVRSHLKWDPTKAKVKDVYKTAPVIKPDEDLSKAAKLMIEVDLRSLPVGESKAEIIGVISDIELLKRVAEGEFGKRKVEEVMTKDVITLRPDDTVAKALATMRDHAISRIPIVNEEGKLEGLVTLHDLIIRFIKPRFRAQYGEVAGEKIPPFSMQLRDVMIRGVITISPDAKLREAIATMIENDIDGLIIVDENNRVKGVLTVKDMLLPISRMVEKEVRFYLQLGGDASVLSDFTRERIIEDVRRFVDGYEDLLGQEGIIYLYIRRFNERFRGVHLYQARMRVVTDRGVFIATGETWGAIQAVHDALRAIERQLLQKAELEKDTHYYKRFLEKMGLE
- the map gene encoding type II methionyl aminopeptidase, coding for MEERDALIKAGEIARRVKKEVSDMIKPGVKLYDIAEFVERRIVELGGKPAFPCNLSINEIAAHYTPYKGDDTILREGDYLKVDIGVHVDGYIADTAVTFRVGMEEDDLMAASKEALENAISVIRAGVKISEIGKAIEETIRGYGFNPIVNLSGHKIERYKLHSGISIPNIYRPADTYVLKEGDVIAIEPFATTGAGQVIEIPPALIFMHIRDRPVRMAQARRLLMHIKKEYNGLPFAYRWLQGFMPEGQLKLALAQLDRVGAVYSYQILREVRGGLVSQFEHTVIVEKDGAYITT
- a CDS encoding TrkH family potassium uptake protein; protein product: MLELRKYINISDDIFVVKNLIGAILQGVGLAYLFPVLLAWFYPDEIRYVVYFALPGVFSILLGAWLARHMGKVEDVNLRQAMVSAAFTWLFASFISVIPFIYIANMSFVDSYFESMSAWTGTGLTMMSNLESYPHIILFWRSWMQWLGGIGIVLVALTVLIRPGVAAARLYRAEARSERIVPNLVNTSKVIFQIYLVLTLVGVYLYYINGMPLFDAVIHSMTGLGTGGMSSHDLSIGFFNSTSIEAVTIFLMIMGAVNFTVHYRLFKDRHLKPFFEDVQVKYMFIFLLPAIAVIALSLTQVGDTIGDALRQAVFHSVSAITCTGFGIADLSKYPELGKFILGILMVIGGGAGSTAGGIKLIRVILMYESLKWTLQSAILPKGAVIKRKVGNYIFSEEDIQEVMSFTMTYFAFLLIGTVYTMLRIGTSLTDSFFEVASAQGNVGLSVGITSPALPVDMKILLILHMWIGRLEIFSTLVFIISVFFLAPRMVSRR